The following are encoded in a window of Solidesulfovibrio magneticus RS-1 genomic DNA:
- a CDS encoding radical SAM protein, with protein MRKRPLTPHLYYRMPWNLADNAITWLEPTTKCNLYCEGCYRENDPFGHKPLADVIRDLEQVKKMRRTDGISIAGGEPLIYPDIVPLVRYVAAQGWKPIINSNGQALTPELVRELTAAGVVGFTMHVDSHQVRPGWKGASEKDLCALRLKLAEMIHEHSGGTVSCSFNATIYRDTLADIPMLTRWAHEHIDLVQTMVYILFRSARKRGDFDVFANGKPVDVGSLVYQLDHQENHEDLDSQEIADAIRLAYPDHEPCAYLNGTEDPRTMKWLLTLRAGSKDEIFGYLDAKFAEWMQAFHHVLFGTYLAYTRPCWTAWLQKLIFLTPFNKSLRKIFGRLLLKPKQWTKPIHIQSIMVIQPCDLFDDGRQNMCDGCPDAIYYQDKLVWSCRVDELEKFGAFIQCAPRGCCGGGAKAAPAPAPQAAAEPAAEPVTAPEPAPEPVKEPEPTPAPQPEPIPAPAPAPAPTPAPAPAPEPVAQPEPQPEPAPAPEPVAQPEPTPEPEPEPLPEPAPEPTPEPTPEPTPEPAPQSEPEPTPEPAPTPEPEPQPVPAPRIETAPATKGISDPVVKVDLPPAPAAPEPAKAAKPAPAAEAKPAKAAKTAKPAAEKPAKKAGKAAKKKTKGR; from the coding sequence ATGAGAAAACGCCCGCTGACGCCGCATCTGTACTACCGGATGCCCTGGAACCTGGCCGACAACGCCATCACCTGGCTTGAGCCGACGACCAAGTGCAACCTGTACTGCGAAGGCTGCTACCGCGAGAACGATCCCTTCGGCCACAAACCCCTGGCCGACGTCATCCGGGATCTGGAGCAGGTCAAAAAGATGCGTCGCACCGACGGCATCTCCATTGCCGGCGGCGAGCCGCTTATTTATCCCGACATCGTGCCCCTGGTGCGTTACGTCGCGGCCCAGGGCTGGAAGCCCATCATCAATTCCAACGGCCAGGCGCTGACCCCGGAGCTGGTGCGCGAACTGACCGCCGCCGGCGTGGTCGGGTTCACCATGCACGTGGACTCCCACCAGGTCCGGCCCGGCTGGAAAGGGGCCAGCGAGAAAGATCTGTGCGCGTTGCGCCTGAAACTCGCCGAAATGATCCACGAGCACAGTGGCGGCACGGTGTCGTGTTCGTTTAACGCCACCATCTACCGCGACACCCTGGCCGACATCCCCATGCTCACCCGCTGGGCCCACGAGCACATCGACCTGGTCCAGACCATGGTCTACATTCTCTTCCGCTCGGCCCGAAAGCGCGGCGATTTCGACGTGTTCGCCAACGGCAAGCCCGTGGACGTCGGCAGCCTCGTCTACCAGCTCGACCATCAGGAAAACCACGAGGACCTCGACTCCCAGGAGATCGCCGACGCCATCCGGCTGGCCTATCCGGACCACGAGCCTTGCGCCTATCTAAACGGCACCGAGGACCCGCGCACCATGAAGTGGCTGCTCACCCTTCGCGCCGGCTCCAAGGACGAAATCTTCGGCTACCTCGACGCCAAGTTCGCCGAGTGGATGCAGGCCTTCCACCACGTGCTGTTCGGCACCTACCTGGCCTACACCCGGCCTTGCTGGACGGCTTGGCTGCAAAAGCTCATTTTCCTCACCCCCTTCAACAAGAGCCTGCGCAAGATTTTCGGCCGGCTGCTGCTCAAGCCCAAGCAGTGGACCAAGCCCATCCACATCCAGTCCATCATGGTCATCCAGCCCTGCGACCTCTTTGACGACGGCCGCCAGAACATGTGCGACGGCTGCCCCGACGCCATCTACTACCAGGACAAGCTGGTCTGGAGCTGCCGGGTGGACGAGCTGGAGAAGTTCGGCGCGTTTATTCAGTGCGCCCCGCGCGGCTGCTGCGGCGGCGGCGCCAAGGCGGCCCCGGCTCCCGCGCCCCAGGCGGCTGCCGAGCCGGCCGCCGAACCCGTGACGGCTCCCGAACCCGCCCCTGAGCCGGTGAAGGAACCTGAGCCGACGCCCGCGCCCCAGCCCGAACCGATCCCGGCTCCCGCGCCGGCCCCTGCGCCGACGCCCGCGCCGGCCCCGGCACCCGAGCCCGTGGCCCAGCCCGAGCCGCAGCCGGAACCCGCTCCGGCACCCGAGCCCGTGGCCCAACCGGAGCCGACGCCTGAGCCGGAACCCGAACCCCTGCCCGAACCGGCTCCTGAGCCTACGCCGGAACCGACTCCGGAACCGACTCCGGAGCCTGCGCCGCAGTCCGAGCCGGAACCGACTCCGGAGCCTGCCCCCACGCCGGAACCTGAGCCGCAGCCCGTGCCGGCCCCCCGGATCGAGACCGCCCCGGCCACCAAGGGCATCAGCGATCCCGTGGTGAAAGTGGACCTGCCGCCCGCGCCGGCCGCGCCCGAACCGGCCAAGGCCGCCAAACCGGCACCGGCCGCCGAAGCCAAGCCGGCCAAGGCCGCCAAGACGGCCAAGCCCGCCGCTGAAAAGCCGGCCAAGAAAGCCGGCAAGGCCGCCAAGAAAAAGACCAAGGGACGCTAG
- a CDS encoding ABC transporter permease — MTLDYAAALLGAVLFAAAPLILAALGETVSERAGVINLSMDGTVLFAAMAAFAAARATGDPWLGLAAGAGSGAAIAAVLAVFGLFLGASELAVGFVLTLFCRELAYFMGHAQARQPGPDLGALSIPGLSDLPLIGPAVFRQSPVVMLSLVAVAVVWFFLMRTRPGLVVRAVGEAPAAAAARGLAVKKVQFGCALIGGALGGLAGGFYSLAVKPGWGHPQGCEGAGWIALAIVIFGGWKPVRVALGALFFAAIQVSGIALQDVLPGLSGTLFQIAPFPVMILTLLVVNLRRSAAFREAARRVPLLGRFMPRTAGGAPGAIVGALDKGF, encoded by the coding sequence ATGACGTTGGATTACGCCGCCGCCCTGCTCGGGGCCGTGCTGTTCGCCGCCGCGCCGCTTATTCTTGCTGCTCTCGGCGAAACCGTGTCCGAACGGGCCGGGGTCATCAACCTGTCCATGGACGGCACCGTGCTGTTCGCCGCCATGGCCGCCTTTGCCGCCGCCCGGGCCACGGGCGACCCGTGGCTGGGGCTTGCCGCCGGGGCCGGCTCCGGCGCGGCCATCGCCGCCGTCTTGGCCGTTTTCGGGCTATTTCTCGGCGCATCCGAGCTGGCCGTGGGCTTTGTACTGACCCTTTTTTGCCGGGAACTGGCCTATTTCATGGGCCATGCCCAGGCGAGGCAGCCCGGGCCGGATCTCGGCGCGCTGTCCATTCCTGGGTTGTCCGACCTGCCGCTTATCGGCCCGGCCGTCTTTCGCCAAAGCCCGGTGGTGATGCTCAGCCTCGTGGCCGTGGCCGTGGTCTGGTTTTTCCTCATGCGCACCCGGCCGGGGCTGGTGGTGCGGGCCGTGGGCGAAGCCCCGGCGGCGGCCGCCGCGCGCGGGCTGGCCGTAAAGAAGGTGCAGTTCGGTTGCGCGCTCATCGGCGGAGCCTTGGGGGGGCTGGCCGGCGGTTTTTATTCCCTGGCCGTCAAGCCCGGCTGGGGCCATCCCCAGGGCTGCGAGGGCGCGGGCTGGATTGCCCTGGCCATCGTCATCTTCGGCGGCTGGAAACCGGTGCGGGTGGCCCTTGGGGCGCTGTTCTTCGCCGCCATCCAGGTCTCGGGCATAGCGCTCCAGGACGTGCTGCCCGGCCTTTCCGGCACGCTGTTTCAGATCGCCCCTTTCCCGGTCATGATCCTCACCCTGCTCGTGGTCAACCTGCGCCGCTCGGCCGCCTTCCGCGAGGCGGCAAGGCGCGTGCCGCTTTTGGGCCGCTTCATGCCGCGCACGGCCGGCGGCGCGCCCGGAGCCATCGTCGGCGCCCTGGACAAGGGCTTCTAG